In the genome of Cyanobacteria bacterium GSL.Bin1, the window CTTGTTCGTCTTTCGTGCCATGACCAATTAACAGCAAGGGACGCTGTTTCAGTAAAGGGGGTAGTTCAATCTTCGTTTTTTGGGTTGATGGTGAATAAACGATTTGGGTCAAAATCAAAACTCCTTGCTCGCTAGTTCGATTGTAGGCGAGTTGTAAGCGCCTTGCTATCTTAACGGATTTTCCAATAAGTAGAAATGCTGGGGAGGGGGGTTAGTGGTGAAGGGGAGATGGGGAGAGGGGAGAGACAAGGAAGACAAGGAGAAGATTTAATTCCCGACTCACGAATGACGAATGACGAATGACAAATTTCACTCTTTCAAGAATAGATAATACAGTTGCCCTGTCCAATCCACGATGCCTGCTTTCCGTCCGGCATTTTCGCCCGTGCCCATAAAGATATCCACTCGTCCTGCCCCTTGAATCGCGCTCCCCGTATCTTGATCTAAAACGTAATGACTGACCAGTGGCGTTTGAATTTCATTGTTAGCAGTAATCTCAGGAAATTGGGTATGCAGTAGCGCTAATGCCCCTGGTGGCATCAAAGATTTATCAGTGGCAATGCTGCGTTGTGCTGTGACAGGAACGCCTAAACTGCCCGTTGCCGGTGCGCCTTGGGTTTCTCGAAAGAAGACAAAACTTTTATTGCGCGGTAGGTAAGTGCTGAGTTGTTCGGGGTGTTGCTCAAAATATTGCATTAAACGGGGAAGAGAGAGTTCATCCCGCTCAAAAATCCCAGCTTTAACTAATTCACCGCCAATGCTGGTGTAAGGATGCTCAGTTTTTCCCGCATAGCCAATTGCTAAAATGCTGCCATCTCCTAACTGCAGCCGTGCTGAGCCTTGAACGTGGATTAAAAAGGCTTCTAGGCGATCGCGCAACCAAGCAATTTCTAAACCCGCTAGGGGACTATTTTTCCCTTCTCCGTGCCTCCCTTCAAGTTCGCTGCGGGTGGGATGGGGAGAAGACCACTGTTCAAAGTTCGTCGGTCGTTGATAAATCGGATAACGATATTCAGCAGTGGGAACGCGACTTGCGGCATAAACCGGTTCAAAATAGCCGGTAAAGTGAACCGTTCCCTGTTGATCCTGTCCCACGGCTTGATACAACGCAAATTCTTGTTTAACGGCATGGGCAAAGGCTTCTGGGCTGGGAGACGTGCGCAGGAGTTGCCGAAAGCGAATTAAAGAGCGATAAGCGCGATCGCGCGTAATGCCAGCAACAGGATACTCGGCATAAGCTTCGGCGGCACTGGGCTGCTCCAGATACTGCAAACTGTGGTTAATGGCTCTTAAAAGACCCGCTTTATCTTCCCATTTTGCCTCTAGGTTCAATTCTGACGGCAGTTGTTGGGATGAGACTTTTTCTAAGGGGAAACTCATGGCGGGTAATGCCGAGAATGCAACCCCCAACCCGACAGACAGACTCACCAGTAAAGATTTCATCATTAAAACCGTTCTACACTACCCGCAAATAAGGGTTCCACTCGAATTGCCAACACACTCGATGGGCGCAGCACCATATATTCCCCCTGAATATTTTTAATCGGAACACTGATAAAGTCATTTGACTCTCCCTTAGGCTTCAGTTCTCCGGTGTACCATTTTTGGAAATCTTGAATCGTGGGAAAACGGACTTCTTCGCGATGACCACCCGTTAAAAATAAATAGACGGCATACTCATCTGGGGTGCGTGGCATAAAATTAACTCCTGATCCGTGAGGTTGATATTGAAGTGACTTCCTCCCGACTCTCATCCTAGCGGATAGAGAGCGGGCTTCCACTGTCGCCAATGGAATCTTGCTCTCCTACCCTACCCGAAGATAGATTGCGCCACTTATCTACAACAAAGTTGCCCGACAGTACGACTTGAGAGCCAATTTCTTGCTTTTCGCGAGTCCCGCGATACGTTTCTTCGCCTCTATTACATATTTCTTGACCAG includes:
- a CDS encoding murein transglycosylase, giving the protein MKSLLVSLSVGLGVAFSALPAMSFPLEKVSSQQLPSELNLEAKWEDKAGLLRAINHSLQYLEQPSAAEAYAEYPVAGITRDRAYRSLIRFRQLLRTSPSPEAFAHAVKQEFALYQAVGQDQQGTVHFTGYFEPVYAASRVPTAEYRYPIYQRPTNFEQWSSPHPTRSELEGRHGEGKNSPLAGLEIAWLRDRLEAFLIHVQGSARLQLGDGSILAIGYAGKTEHPYTSIGGELVKAGIFERDELSLPRLMQYFEQHPEQLSTYLPRNKSFVFFRETQGAPATGSLGVPVTAQRSIATDKSLMPPGALALLHTQFPEITANNEIQTPLVSHYVLDQDTGSAIQGAGRVDIFMGTGENAGRKAGIVDWTGQLYYLFLKE